In a genomic window of Streptomyces pristinaespiralis:
- a CDS encoding erythromycin esterase family protein — MATDIQDTAHAVEAAAVMELLRVRPRLLALGEPTHGEELLLEVRNDLFRQLVEREGYRTITIESDCLAGLVVDDYVTSGRGTLDEVMERGISHGWGAFAANRELVRWMRAYNDGRPASEHLRFAGFDGPLEITGAASPRQALTALHGYLAAHVDADLLPCSAETLDRLLGADDRWTEPAAMRDPARSVGRSAEAGELRLLADDLRALLDEQTPHLMTATSPEDRYRAHLYGRTALGLLRYHFWMADTSPGRLARLVGVRDRMMADNLLAVADRGPALVHAHNGHLQRNKSTMRMGGLPLEWWSAGALVSAQLGDGYAFLATALGTIPHQGVDTPPPDTVEGLLYALPQDRCLVDAPRLATALGDTRPAPRVSPYYGYAPLDPAHLAGTDGIVFVTDVPQS; from the coding sequence ATGGCTACTGACATCCAGGACACCGCCCATGCCGTCGAGGCCGCCGCCGTCATGGAACTGCTCCGAGTCCGGCCGCGGCTGCTCGCACTGGGCGAGCCCACCCACGGCGAGGAGCTTCTGCTCGAGGTGCGCAACGACCTCTTCCGGCAGCTCGTCGAACGGGAGGGCTACCGGACGATCACGATCGAGAGCGACTGCCTGGCCGGCCTGGTCGTGGACGACTACGTCACCTCGGGCAGGGGCACCCTCGACGAGGTCATGGAGCGCGGCATCAGCCACGGGTGGGGCGCGTTCGCAGCCAACCGCGAGCTCGTGCGCTGGATGCGCGCCTACAACGACGGCCGGCCCGCCTCCGAGCACCTCCGCTTCGCCGGTTTCGACGGCCCGCTGGAGATCACCGGCGCCGCGAGCCCCCGGCAGGCCCTCACCGCACTCCACGGCTACCTCGCCGCCCACGTGGACGCGGACCTGCTCCCCTGCTCCGCGGAGACCCTCGACCGCCTGCTCGGCGCCGACGACCGGTGGACCGAACCCGCCGCGATGAGGGACCCGGCCCGGTCCGTGGGGCGCTCGGCCGAGGCCGGGGAACTGCGGCTGCTCGCCGACGATCTGAGGGCGCTGCTCGACGAGCAGACGCCGCACCTGATGACGGCGACCTCACCGGAAGACCGCTACCGGGCGCACCTGTACGGACGCACCGCCCTCGGCCTGCTGCGCTACCACTTCTGGATGGCCGACACCTCGCCGGGCCGTCTGGCACGGCTGGTGGGCGTGCGGGACAGGATGATGGCCGACAACCTCCTCGCCGTCGCCGACCGGGGTCCGGCACTGGTCCACGCCCACAACGGCCATCTGCAGCGGAACAAGAGCACGATGAGGATGGGCGGCCTGCCGCTGGAGTGGTGGAGCGCCGGGGCGCTGGTGAGTGCTCAACTGGGCGACGGGTACGCCTTCCTGGCCACGGCGCTCGGCACGATCCCGCACCAGGGTGTGGACACCCCGCCGCCGGACACCGTCGAAGGGCTCCTGTACGCGCTCCCGCAGGACCGCTGCCTCGTCGACGCGCCCCGGCTGGCCACCGCCCTCGGCGACACGCGGCCCGCCCCCCGGGTGTCTCCCTACTACGGCTACGCGCCACTCGACCCGGCCCACCTCGCGGGTACCGACGGCATCGTGTTCGTCACGGACGTCCCGCAGAGCTGA
- the sigJ gene encoding RNA polymerase sigma factor SigJ, which translates to MPGSTDGTEAAGLRPLLFSIAYGMTGSVGDAEDIVQDAFLGLTRAHRAGTAIADLKPYLTTTVTRLGINHLGSARVRRETYVGEWLPEPVVVSVDRHGPAEHAELADSLSMAFLVLLESLSPMERAVFVLREVFEYGYPEVARFTGKSEVNCRQIFSRARQRVAAGAKAPDSAPPPERRAESEELARRFFEAAEGGDMDALLGMLAPDAVLYGDGGGRTRTIGKPVTEPRLGAQLLVGGFRLGRGLGASLRPVLVNGRPGVVWQDAEGRVISVIELDIADGVVQAIRSVSNPDKLRHLGPVSDVALLPGK; encoded by the coding sequence ATGCCGGGATCGACGGACGGGACGGAGGCGGCGGGCCTGCGCCCCCTGCTGTTCTCCATCGCCTACGGCATGACCGGGTCGGTCGGCGATGCCGAGGACATCGTGCAGGACGCGTTCCTCGGTCTGACCAGGGCGCACCGGGCGGGAACCGCGATCGCCGACCTGAAGCCGTACCTGACCACGACGGTGACGCGGCTGGGCATCAACCACCTCGGTTCGGCGCGGGTGCGGCGGGAGACGTACGTCGGCGAATGGCTGCCCGAGCCGGTCGTGGTGTCCGTCGACAGGCACGGACCGGCCGAACACGCCGAGCTGGCCGACTCGTTGTCGATGGCGTTCCTCGTGCTGCTGGAGTCGCTCTCACCGATGGAACGGGCGGTGTTCGTGCTGCGCGAGGTGTTCGAGTACGGCTACCCGGAGGTGGCGCGGTTCACCGGCAAGTCCGAGGTGAACTGCCGCCAGATCTTCTCGCGCGCCAGGCAGCGCGTCGCCGCCGGAGCGAAGGCGCCGGACAGCGCGCCGCCCCCGGAACGGCGCGCGGAGAGCGAGGAACTCGCCCGCAGGTTCTTCGAGGCCGCCGAGGGCGGTGACATGGACGCGCTGCTCGGCATGCTCGCCCCGGACGCGGTGCTCTACGGGGACGGTGGCGGCAGGACGCGCACGATCGGCAAGCCGGTGACCGAGCCGAGGCTCGGCGCGCAGCTGCTCGTCGGCGGGTTCCGTCTGGGCCGCGGGCTCGGTGCCTCCCTCCGGCCGGTCCTGGTCAACGGCCGGCCGGGCGTCGTGTGGCAGGACGCGGAGGGCCGTGTGATCAGCGTCATCGAACTCGACATCGCCGACGGCGTGGTCCAGGCGATCCGTTCGGTGTCCAATCCCGACAAGCTCCGTCATCTCGGACCGGTGTCCGACGTGGCGCTGCTGCCGGGGAAGTGA
- a CDS encoding helix-turn-helix domain-containing protein: protein MSQDSAAPETARKLSGRRRREVVAVLLFSGGPIFESSIPLSVFGIDRQDAGVPRYRLLVCGGEDGPLRTTGGLELTTPYGLEAISRAGTVVVPAWRSITSPPPPEALDALRRAHEEGARIVGLCTGAFVLAAAGLLDGRPATTHWMYAPTLAKRYPSVHVDPRELFVDDGDVLTSAGTAAGIDLCLHIVRTDHGTEAAGALARRLVVPPRRSGGQERYLDRSLPEEIGSDPLAEVVSWALEHLHEQFDVETLAARAYMSRRTFDRRFRSLTGSAPLQWLITQRVLQAQRLLETSDYSVDEVAGRCGFRSPVALRGHFRRQLGSSPAAYRAAYRARRPQSDPDRTSILEAVVPAQAGPGARRPQQGPGGPSAMASAAAELGKSVPEAYAAGHGRPSLPGQRSVP from the coding sequence ATGAGTCAGGACTCCGCCGCGCCGGAGACGGCACGGAAGCTGTCCGGGCGCCGGCGCCGGGAAGTCGTCGCCGTGCTGCTGTTCAGCGGCGGCCCTATATTCGAAAGTTCCATCCCGCTCTCGGTGTTCGGAATTGACCGTCAGGACGCCGGAGTTCCCCGCTACCGCCTGCTCGTGTGCGGTGGCGAGGACGGACCGCTGAGGACCACCGGCGGTCTGGAACTGACCACGCCGTACGGCCTCGAGGCGATCAGCAGAGCGGGCACCGTCGTGGTGCCGGCCTGGCGCTCGATCACCTCGCCGCCACCGCCCGAGGCGCTCGACGCGCTGCGCCGGGCACACGAGGAGGGCGCCCGCATCGTCGGCCTGTGCACCGGGGCGTTCGTCCTGGCCGCGGCCGGCCTGCTCGACGGGCGCCCCGCCACCACCCACTGGATGTACGCGCCGACCCTGGCGAAGCGCTACCCGTCCGTGCACGTGGATCCGCGTGAGCTGTTCGTCGACGACGGCGATGTGCTCACGTCCGCGGGAACGGCGGCCGGAATCGACCTCTGCCTCCACATCGTGCGCACCGACCATGGCACGGAGGCAGCCGGAGCGCTCGCCCGCAGGCTCGTCGTCCCACCCCGTCGCAGTGGCGGTCAGGAGCGCTATCTCGACAGGTCTTTACCAGAGGAAATCGGCTCGGACCCGCTGGCCGAGGTCGTGTCCTGGGCCCTGGAACACCTCCACGAGCAGTTCGACGTGGAGACGCTGGCCGCGCGTGCCTACATGAGCAGGCGCACGTTCGACCGGCGGTTCCGCTCGCTGACGGGATCCGCCCCGCTCCAGTGGCTGATCACCCAGCGGGTGCTGCAGGCCCAGCGGCTGCTCGAGACCTCCGACTACTCGGTCGACGAGGTCGCCGGCCGCTGCGGCTTCCGGTCCCCGGTGGCGCTGCGCGGCCACTTCCGGCGGCAGCTGGGGTCCTCCCCGGCCGCCTACCGCGCCGCGTACCGGGCCCGCCGTCCGCAGAGCGACCCTGACCGGACGTCGATCCTGGAAGCCGTCGTCCCCGCCCAGGCGGGGCCGGGCGCCAGACGCCCACAGCAGGGGCCCGGCGGGCCTTCCGCCATGGCGTCCGCGGCCGCCGAGCTGGGCAAATCGGTTCCGGAGGCGTACGCGGCGGGTCACGGCAGGCCGAGCCTGCCGGGCCAGCGGAGTGTGCCGTAG
- a CDS encoding DUF3626 domain-containing protein: protein MSSDALDAADRALRHVTELSSGRPLDPALRVTLNFHPDRTAHGRPILEALAESGVYVSQFVTGTSNGGLTAFPGGDRWRWESRIFGGAYDDAAAWERPVYGALNFRRKPVGAAPRFGSAHFRLAAHTPARTTFCYPDSCVDPSDFGVADRMGLIELALADRQDALDDYIEAQVHGQVRLDRDVEALVLDPCYRGTDVEEAARRLPCPVEWHPGFRLTVGELCRYPAYRGQEYVDLGARIAVDGLLDARIVGDAVRAGRYDPQAVKKVWHCLARFGAPPGAAGASVGRQHGGEPVLDGPR from the coding sequence ATGAGCTCAGACGCCCTCGATGCGGCAGACCGGGCCCTTCGGCATGTGACGGAGCTCTCGTCGGGCCGGCCCCTGGACCCGGCGCTGCGGGTGACCCTCAACTTCCACCCGGACCGTACGGCGCACGGCAGGCCCATCCTGGAAGCGCTGGCGGAGTCCGGTGTCTACGTCTCGCAGTTCGTCACAGGAACGAGCAACGGGGGCCTGACCGCCTTTCCCGGCGGTGACCGGTGGCGGTGGGAGAGCCGGATCTTCGGTGGCGCGTACGACGACGCGGCCGCTTGGGAGCGCCCCGTCTACGGGGCGCTGAACTTCCGCCGCAAGCCGGTCGGAGCGGCGCCGCGGTTCGGCTCCGCCCACTTCCGCCTCGCGGCGCACACCCCGGCGCGCACCACGTTCTGCTACCCGGACAGCTGCGTCGATCCCTCGGATTTCGGCGTCGCCGACCGCATGGGCCTCATCGAGCTCGCCCTCGCCGACCGCCAGGACGCACTGGACGACTACATAGAGGCGCAGGTGCACGGGCAGGTCCGGCTGGACCGCGACGTGGAGGCGCTTGTCCTTGACCCCTGCTACCGGGGGACGGATGTCGAGGAGGCCGCCCGGCGTCTGCCGTGCCCGGTGGAGTGGCATCCCGGCTTCCGTCTCACGGTCGGGGAGCTGTGCCGGTACCCGGCCTACCGGGGCCAGGAGTACGTCGACCTGGGCGCGCGGATCGCGGTGGACGGCCTGCTCGACGCGCGCATCGTCGGGGACGCCGTACGCGCGGGCCGTTACGACCCGCAGGCGGTCAAGAAGGTGTGGCACTGCCTCGCGCGCTTCGGGGCGCCCCCGGGGGCTGCCGGTGCCTCCGTGGGCCGGCAGCACGGCGGAGAGCCGGTGCTGGACGGCCCGCGCTGA
- a CDS encoding carboxymuconolactone decarboxylase family protein, with protein MDARLNLFDNPVASKTLKHFVAAGKALADDLPASTRELVLLRASQINGCGFCVDMHTKDAAHAGESSTRLHLVAVWREATVFTDAERAALELTEQGTRIADAAGGVTDEVWANAAKHYDDAQLGALVSVIALINALNRLNVITRQPAGDYQPGQFG; from the coding sequence ATGGACGCCCGCCTGAACCTCTTCGACAACCCGGTGGCGAGCAAGACCCTGAAGCACTTCGTCGCGGCAGGCAAGGCGCTCGCGGACGACCTGCCGGCCTCGACGCGCGAGCTGGTACTGCTCCGCGCCAGTCAGATCAACGGCTGCGGCTTCTGCGTGGACATGCACACCAAGGACGCCGCGCACGCCGGCGAGAGCTCCACCCGTCTCCATCTGGTCGCGGTGTGGCGCGAGGCCACGGTGTTCACGGATGCCGAACGCGCCGCCCTGGAGCTGACCGAGCAGGGCACCCGCATCGCCGACGCGGCCGGTGGTGTCACCGACGAGGTCTGGGCGAACGCCGCCAAGCACTACGACGACGCCCAGTTGGGCGCACTGGTGTCCGTCATCGCCCTCATCAACGCCCTCAACCGCCTGAACGTCATCACCCGGCAGCCGGCCGGCGACTACCAGCCCGGCCAGTTCGGATAA
- a CDS encoding DoxX family protein, with translation MNVALWIVAGLLAAAYLASGAGKIVLSKERIAAFGPSAEWTEDFSAGGIKAIGVLEVLGAVGLILPAVLDIAPVLVPLAAVGLAMVMVGAAITRLRRHETTLMLVDLGYVALFVFVAWGRFGPESFVG, from the coding sequence ATGAATGTCGCTCTGTGGATCGTTGCCGGACTGCTTGCGGCCGCCTACCTGGCCAGTGGCGCCGGCAAGATCGTCCTGTCGAAGGAGAGGATCGCCGCATTCGGGCCCAGCGCGGAATGGACCGAGGATTTCAGCGCCGGCGGCATCAAGGCCATCGGAGTTCTCGAGGTCCTCGGCGCGGTCGGTCTGATCCTGCCGGCCGTGCTCGACATCGCGCCGGTTCTGGTCCCGCTCGCCGCCGTCGGTCTGGCGATGGTCATGGTGGGTGCCGCCATCACACGCCTACGGCGTCACGAGACCACGTTGATGCTGGTGGACCTCGGTTATGTCGCCCTGTTCGTCTTCGTGGCCTGGGGCCGGTTCGGTCCCGAGTCGTTCGTCGGCTGA
- the orn gene encoding oligoribonuclease produces MNDRMVWIDCEMTGLSLTDDALIEVAALVTDSELNVLGEGVDIVIRPPDAALETMPEVVRQMHTTSGLLDVLADGKTLADAEEQVLSYIREHVKEPGKAPLCGNSVGTDRGFLLRDMPTLEAFLHYRIVDVSSIKELARRWYPRAYFNSPEKSGNHRALADIRESIAELRYYREAVFVPQPGPDSETAKTIAAKYVLPAQ; encoded by the coding sequence ATGAACGATCGCATGGTGTGGATCGACTGCGAGATGACCGGGCTCTCGCTGACGGACGACGCACTCATCGAGGTGGCCGCACTGGTCACCGACTCGGAACTGAACGTACTCGGCGAAGGGGTGGACATCGTGATCCGCCCGCCGGACGCGGCGCTCGAGACGATGCCCGAAGTGGTGCGCCAGATGCACACCACCTCGGGTCTCCTCGACGTCCTGGCGGACGGAAAGACCCTCGCGGACGCGGAGGAGCAGGTCCTCTCCTACATCCGCGAGCACGTCAAGGAGCCCGGCAAGGCCCCGCTGTGCGGCAATTCGGTCGGCACCGACCGCGGTTTCCTGCTGCGTGACATGCCGACGCTGGAGGCCTTCCTCCACTACCGGATCGTCGACGTCTCCTCGATCAAGGAGCTGGCCCGCCGCTGGTACCCGCGGGCGTACTTCAACAGCCCGGAGAAGAGCGGCAACCACCGGGCACTGGCCGACATCCGCGAGTCCATCGCCGAGCTCCGCTACTACCGCGAGGCGGTCTTCGTCCCGCAGCCCGGCCCCGACTCGGAGACGGCGAAAACCATCGCGGCCAAGTACGTGCTGCCCGCGCAGTAA